CAGCGTCGTCGAACACATCGCTCCCGACCCGCTGGAGAGCGCGTTCGACCTGACCGGCACCGTCCGCCGGCTGCGGGGCAAACACACCCAGATCAAACGGGCACTGCTCGACCAGACCCTCGTGTCGGGCATCGGCAACATTTATGCCGACGAATCCCTCTGGCGCACAAGGCTGCACGGTGAGCGCTTCACGGACAGGGTGCCGGCGAAGGTCGCCACCGAACTGCTCGGACATGCCACCGACGTGATGACCGCGGCGCTCGCGCAGGGCGGCACGAGCTTCGACTCGCTCTACGTCAATGTCAACGGTGCCAGCGGTTACTTCGACCGGTCGCTGGACGCCTACGGCCGGGAGGGCAAGGAGTGTCACCGTTGCGGTGCGCTGATGGTGCGCGAGCAGTTCATGAACCGCAGTTCGTTCTCCTGCCCGGTCTGTCAGCCCCGTCCGCGCCGGCGAATAGGGCCGACAGGTGGTTCGTGCGGGCGGCAACGGCCGCTGACCCGGGCGGCTGTGCCACCGTGTGAGCCATGGGGAGACTCACAAGGGGAATGACGACCGTGCCCGTGATCGTGGCAGTCGCGCTCGCGGCGAGCGCCTGCGCCGGTTCGGACGACGCGGGCAACCCCGCGCAATCGCCGCAGGCACCGAACCTGGCGACCACGGCGACACCTGGCAGCACCGGCGACACCGGTAGCAGCGCGGGTGGTGGCGGCTGTTCCGGGGAGCAGGTCGGCTCGCTGCCCGAAGCGACGAAGTGGGGCAACACCGCCAACTTCGAGCTGTGGGACAAGCGCTACGCACTCAACGTCTCGGCGCCCACGGCGGGCGCGACGACCGACGGCAAGCAGCGGGTGGTTGCGAAGTTCGGGGTGCTGGTCAAGGACGAGTACGTCGCCACCTTCAACAGTGGAGTGATCAGGCTGATCGACGAGGGCGGACGACTGTGTGACGCCGCGACCGTGCCGCCGATGAAGGCAATGGCTGCTGGAAAGGTGCAGTACGACTCGATCATGTTCGACGTGCCCGAGGCGGTC
This genomic stretch from Calidifontibacter indicus harbors:
- the mutM gene encoding bifunctional DNA-formamidopyrimidine glycosylase/DNA-(apurinic or apyrimidinic site) lyase; this encodes MPELPEVEVVRRGLADHVVGRRFETAEVLGARVARRHAAGPAALAAELTGVTVEAARRRGKYLWLELDEGRALVVHLGMSGQLLVEDANAAREKHCHALFDLSDGRQLRFVDQRTFGGLQLVDLVPDRHSGARVPSVVEHIAPDPLESAFDLTGTVRRLRGKHTQIKRALLDQTLVSGIGNIYADESLWRTRLHGERFTDRVPAKVATELLGHATDVMTAALAQGGTSFDSLYVNVNGASGYFDRSLDAYGREGKECHRCGALMVREQFMNRSSFSCPVCQPRPRRRIGPTGGSCGRQRPLTRAAVPPCEPWGDSQGE